The Marinilongibacter aquaticus genome has a window encoding:
- a CDS encoding RagB/SusD family nutrient uptake outer membrane protein, translating to MKNILKISLGLCLVLTTFSCKEFLKEEVYTQYDPNVFLKDKTGVDALLTGAYARSRIIAYDSRNYTFMFNEFNTDVSFESGGGLERQAVPFIQFVWPVNESLLNGFWNKMYQAIASANTVLDVAGQLESLDEETVSLVKGEARFIRASSYYFLLNLWGPTPIIEVPSGASPDEIEAIGKSTPRPSAQEFVDYVVADLEFAAESLPVEEELVGRASKGAALGVLTKLYMHQKNWEKAAETAKKLIDLNHYALYADYTKLFSVDGESNMEFIYRAPCIAQSGYQNNYMAHAFPPNYPIQSNWVNYGAQFRTYTAFYKTFDEADERRKLFVTDYVDLNGSEVELVEDGSGKALDNVRSFKYVPDPNAVGENNGNDIPYIRYADILLCRAEALNEMNGPNAESIDLINQIQERAGLPDKSLADFGSKESLRDFLLAERAREFYSEGLRREDLIRHGKFISGGRERGWDAKDYQVLYPIPQQQLDANPNLEQNSGY from the coding sequence ATGAAAAATATATTGAAAATCTCTTTGGGCCTGTGTTTGGTCCTTACCACCTTTTCGTGTAAAGAATTTTTAAAAGAAGAGGTGTACACCCAGTACGACCCGAATGTTTTCTTGAAAGACAAAACGGGTGTAGATGCTTTGTTGACAGGGGCTTACGCCCGTTCGCGGATCATTGCCTACGACAGTCGCAATTACACGTTCATGTTCAATGAGTTCAATACCGATGTGTCTTTTGAATCGGGCGGTGGACTCGAGCGTCAGGCGGTGCCTTTCATTCAATTTGTCTGGCCAGTAAACGAAAGCTTGCTGAACGGCTTTTGGAATAAAATGTATCAAGCCATTGCCAGTGCGAATACCGTGCTCGATGTGGCCGGACAACTCGAAAGTTTGGATGAAGAAACTGTGAGTTTGGTGAAAGGAGAAGCTCGCTTCATTCGGGCTTCATCGTATTACTTTTTGCTGAACCTTTGGGGCCCAACGCCAATTATTGAAGTGCCTTCTGGGGCTTCGCCCGATGAAATCGAAGCCATAGGCAAGTCTACGCCAAGGCCCAGTGCCCAAGAGTTTGTCGATTATGTGGTGGCCGATTTGGAGTTTGCTGCAGAAAGCCTTCCCGTTGAAGAAGAGTTGGTTGGGCGGGCCAGTAAAGGAGCGGCCTTGGGTGTGCTGACCAAACTGTACATGCATCAAAAAAACTGGGAAAAGGCCGCCGAAACCGCCAAAAAATTGATCGATTTGAACCATTACGCCCTTTATGCCGATTATACCAAATTGTTTTCGGTAGATGGAGAGAGCAATATGGAGTTCATATATCGTGCACCGTGCATCGCCCAAAGTGGGTATCAAAACAATTATATGGCTCACGCTTTCCCGCCCAATTATCCCATTCAGAGCAATTGGGTGAACTACGGGGCTCAGTTTCGAACCTACACGGCTTTTTATAAAACTTTCGATGAAGCAGATGAAAGAAGAAAACTGTTCGTGACCGATTATGTGGATTTGAACGGAAGTGAAGTGGAGCTTGTGGAAGACGGAAGCGGGAAAGCCTTGGACAATGTACGCAGTTTTAAATATGTGCCGGATCCAAATGCTGTAGGCGAAAACAATGGAAACGATATTCCTTACATTCGCTACGCTGATATTTTGCTTTGTCGAGCAGAAGCTTTGAACGAGATGAACGGGCCCAATGCCGAATCGATCGATTTGATCAATCAAATTCAAGAAAGGGCGGGTTTGCCCGACAAGTCTTTAGCGGACTTTGGCTCGAAAGAGTCGCTTCGCGATTTCTTGCTGGCCGAAAGAGCCAGAGAATTTTACAGTGAAGGCCTTCGTCGCGAAGATTTGATTCGTCATGGAAAATTCATTTCCGGTGGCCGCGAAAGAGGTTGGGATGCCAAAGATTATCAGGTACTTTATCCTATTCCGCAGCAACAATTGGATGCGAATCCTAATTTGGAGCAGAATTCAGGATATTGA
- a CDS encoding phosphocholine-specific phospholipase C: MTSTRRDFLKKAALLSGGAGVLNTLPLSIQKALAISPDPQTTFYDAEHVVMLMQENRSFDHCFGTLRGVRGFGDPRAINLPDKKPVWFQPDKEGRRYPPFRLDIHDTKATWMGGVPHSWEDQVDARNEGKFDGWIEAKRPGNKDYKHIPLTMGYYSRQDIPFYYAFADAFTVCDQHFCASLTGTTTNRSYFWTGRTHHDGEKARVRNGELNYSHEGEWATFPERLEDAGISWKVYQNEISLPTLVEDDSLLANFTDNNLEWFSVFGVRYKSSYREFLEERKEALPKEIGILEIKLAQTERREFADEIVKKKKQQEVVEKELERWTKEAFDALSARQKSLHSKAFATNEGDPDYHKVELMSYMDGTESRETKVPKGDILHRFRKDVNEGTLPTVSWLVAPQKFSDHPSAPWYGAWYISEVLDILTKNPEVWKKTIFILNYDENDGYFDHVPPFVAPNPKDTESGLMSNGLSAAGEFVTKEEEVNAGFKEEQSRTSPVGLGFRVPLVVASPWSRGGWVNSEIFDITSTIQFLEKFLSKKTGKQVVESNISSWRRNVSGDLTSVFRPYNGEKIELPKSLDRNEFVQGIYNASFKAIPNNWKTLSADEIDSSFEAVPKQEAGTRPSCALKYELNVDGQLSADGSQFEMAFEASNDFFGEEALGAAFNVYAVGNYRKAGSTNFESVGSWAFAVKAGDTLKYTWPLANFENGNYHLRVYGPNGYFREFVGSHTDGLLTQCTVAKGKLGVKVKNTGASLKKVDFSESNYRKTENVLSLEPKAESNFVVETASNQGWYDFKLSTENGFLAHYAGRVETGKPSISDPAIGK, translated from the coding sequence ATGACAAGTACCAGACGGGATTTTCTCAAAAAGGCTGCCCTCCTTTCTGGAGGGGCGGGCGTGCTCAACACACTGCCGCTTTCCATTCAAAAGGCTTTGGCCATATCGCCAGATCCACAAACTACATTTTACGATGCCGAGCATGTGGTTATGCTCATGCAAGAAAACCGTTCATTCGACCATTGTTTTGGTACTTTACGCGGTGTAAGAGGATTTGGGGATCCGAGAGCGATCAATCTTCCAGACAAAAAGCCGGTGTGGTTTCAGCCCGACAAAGAGGGGCGTCGATATCCGCCTTTCCGTTTGGATATTCACGATACAAAAGCCACTTGGATGGGCGGCGTGCCGCACTCGTGGGAAGACCAAGTGGATGCCCGCAACGAAGGTAAATTCGATGGGTGGATTGAAGCCAAAAGACCCGGAAACAAAGACTACAAGCATATTCCGCTGACAATGGGTTATTATTCGCGTCAGGATATTCCGTTTTACTATGCCTTTGCAGATGCTTTTACAGTTTGTGACCAACATTTCTGTGCATCGCTTACAGGCACAACCACAAACCGAAGCTATTTTTGGACAGGAAGAACTCATCACGACGGTGAAAAAGCCCGTGTACGAAATGGTGAATTGAACTATTCGCATGAAGGTGAGTGGGCCACTTTCCCAGAACGTTTAGAGGATGCCGGAATTTCATGGAAAGTATATCAGAACGAAATCAGCTTGCCTACTTTGGTCGAAGACGACTCGCTCTTGGCAAATTTCACCGACAACAATTTGGAGTGGTTTAGTGTTTTTGGGGTACGGTACAAATCTTCTTATCGCGAGTTTTTGGAGGAAAGAAAAGAGGCTTTGCCAAAAGAAATCGGCATACTTGAAATTAAACTTGCCCAAACGGAAAGACGAGAGTTTGCGGATGAAATTGTAAAGAAGAAAAAGCAACAAGAGGTAGTAGAGAAGGAGTTGGAGCGTTGGACCAAAGAGGCTTTCGATGCACTTTCTGCTCGTCAGAAAAGTCTACACAGCAAGGCTTTTGCAACCAACGAGGGCGATCCAGATTATCATAAAGTAGAACTGATGTCGTATATGGACGGCACGGAAAGCCGCGAAACCAAAGTGCCGAAAGGCGATATTTTGCACCGCTTCCGAAAAGATGTGAACGAGGGTACATTGCCTACCGTGTCTTGGTTGGTGGCTCCGCAGAAATTCTCCGATCACCCCAGTGCCCCTTGGTACGGAGCATGGTATATCTCAGAAGTGTTGGATATTTTGACGAAAAACCCAGAGGTATGGAAGAAAACCATCTTCATTTTGAATTACGATGAAAATGACGGCTATTTCGATCACGTGCCGCCATTTGTGGCTCCAAACCCGAAAGATACCGAAAGCGGACTCATGTCTAATGGTTTAAGTGCAGCGGGCGAATTTGTGACAAAAGAAGAAGAAGTAAATGCTGGTTTCAAAGAAGAGCAAAGCAGAACCAGTCCTGTGGGCTTGGGCTTTCGCGTGCCTTTGGTGGTGGCCTCGCCTTGGTCTAGAGGAGGTTGGGTGAACTCCGAAATTTTCGATATTACTTCGACGATCCAATTCTTGGAGAAGTTTTTAAGTAAGAAAACGGGCAAACAAGTTGTCGAGTCGAACATCAGTTCTTGGAGAAGAAATGTAAGTGGCGATTTGACTTCTGTGTTCAGGCCGTACAATGGCGAAAAAATCGAGCTGCCGAAATCGCTCGATCGCAATGAATTCGTCCAGGGTATTTACAATGCGAGTTTCAAAGCTATTCCGAACAACTGGAAAACGCTTTCGGCCGATGAAATTGATTCGTCTTTTGAAGCTGTACCCAAACAAGAAGCCGGAACAAGGCCATCTTGTGCATTGAAATACGAATTAAATGTGGATGGTCAACTTAGTGCCGACGGTTCTCAGTTTGAAATGGCATTCGAAGCGTCGAATGATTTCTTTGGCGAAGAAGCACTGGGTGCGGCTTTCAATGTGTATGCTGTGGGCAATTACCGCAAAGCGGGCAGTACGAATTTCGAGTCTGTGGGCAGTTGGGCTTTTGCTGTGAAAGCAGGCGATACGCTGAAATATACTTGGCCATTGGCCAATTTTGAAAATGGGAATTACCATTTGCGAGTGTACGGGCCAAACGGTTATTTCCGCGAATTTGTGGGAAGCCATACGGATGGTTTGCTCACGCAGTGTACGGTGGCCAAAGGGAAATTGGGTGTAAAAGTGAAAAACACTGGAGCATCTTTAAAGAAAGTGGATTTCAGCGAATCGAATTACCGAAAAACTGAAAATGTGCTTTCACTTGAACCTAAGGCCGAGTCTAATTTTGTTGTTGAAACGGCTTCGAATCAGGGTTGGTACGATTTTAAATTGTCAACCGAAAATGGTTTTCTGGCACATTATGCCGGAAGAGTGGAAACGGGAAAACCGAGTATTTCTGATCCGGCGATCGGGAAATAA
- a CDS encoding FecR family protein yields the protein MNINEHDFEALLLKFHQGKCNELEIQLILDAIPIYATNPESLYKKLEPNLKAYPDLEQAVKQRIRQRTMEQIEVEERAYPFFVWAKNIRVLPWAAALLLVFGFLSYKVWEYRSPVVVETAYGEQKELHLPDGSLVNLNAHSRIEYFRNWKEQAVRQVKLEGEAFFKVKKYPSLGSKFSVETAGLNVEVLGTEFNVNARKGKTDVYLEEGKVELVLAETQERVAMKPGDFVAYSENTKTLKRSEKIDLTAKSWKSGVVEFSQASLVEILEKVKEIYGLDYTAKEQSNNNFYTMSWPIDNLPLCLEILRNTTGLKLDYNKEINHLTVE from the coding sequence ATGAATATAAACGAGCATGATTTTGAAGCATTGTTGCTAAAATTTCATCAGGGAAAGTGCAATGAATTGGAGATTCAACTGATTCTGGATGCCATTCCGATTTATGCAACGAACCCCGAGAGCCTTTACAAAAAACTGGAGCCCAATTTGAAGGCTTATCCAGACCTTGAGCAGGCCGTAAAGCAGAGGATCAGGCAAAGAACAATGGAGCAAATTGAGGTGGAAGAAAGGGCCTATCCGTTTTTTGTTTGGGCGAAGAATATACGCGTATTGCCATGGGCGGCCGCCCTGCTTCTCGTATTTGGTTTCCTGTCTTATAAAGTTTGGGAATACAGAAGTCCGGTTGTGGTAGAAACGGCCTATGGCGAGCAAAAGGAATTGCATCTGCCCGACGGATCGTTGGTGAACCTGAATGCCCATTCGCGGATCGAATATTTCAGAAACTGGAAAGAGCAGGCCGTACGACAGGTCAAATTGGAAGGAGAGGCTTTCTTCAAGGTGAAAAAATACCCCAGTTTGGGTTCGAAATTCAGTGTGGAAACGGCAGGGCTCAATGTAGAGGTTTTGGGCACGGAGTTCAATGTGAATGCACGAAAGGGAAAGACCGATGTGTATTTGGAAGAAGGAAAAGTGGAACTCGTTTTGGCTGAAACGCAAGAACGCGTGGCCATGAAGCCTGGAGATTTTGTGGCCTATTCAGAAAACACCAAAACGCTCAAAAGGTCGGAGAAGATAGACCTTACGGCCAAATCTTGGAAAAGCGGCGTTGTCGAGTTTTCGCAGGCAAGCCTTGTCGAAATATTGGAAAAAGTGAAGGAAATCTATGGACTGGATTACACTGCGAAAGAGCAATCGAATAACAATTTCTACACGATGAGCTGGCCGATAGACAATTTACCGTTGTGCCTCGAAATTCTTAGAAACACAACAGGCCTGAAACTGGATTACAACAAAGAAATCAACCACTTGACAGTAGAATAA
- a CDS encoding RNA polymerase sigma factor: MTDYENIIKLKKGDTNGLQLLMEEYQKALFHYALGFVWSKETAEEITSDVFVKLWKKRADLESSRPLKGLLFRICHDLCIDHLRKTAKSQELRKEFVLNYLQAHSEDPNAPTAESAQLEKVKSLIEQLPKKCREVMKLRYEEGLSLAEISERLDISPNTVQNHLVKGLKILRGFLLSLLPLLFSE; the protein is encoded by the coding sequence ATGACTGACTATGAGAATATTATAAAACTAAAAAAAGGAGACACAAACGGTCTTCAATTGCTAATGGAAGAGTACCAAAAGGCTCTTTTCCATTATGCTTTGGGTTTTGTATGGTCAAAAGAGACCGCAGAAGAAATCACCTCTGATGTGTTTGTGAAACTGTGGAAAAAAAGAGCTGATTTAGAGAGCTCTCGACCATTGAAAGGACTGCTTTTCAGGATCTGTCACGACCTCTGTATCGATCATTTGAGAAAGACCGCGAAAAGCCAAGAATTGAGGAAAGAGTTTGTTCTCAATTATCTTCAGGCTCATAGCGAAGACCCGAACGCTCCGACGGCCGAAAGTGCCCAGCTCGAAAAGGTGAAATCACTTATCGAACAACTGCCCAAAAAGTGCCGTGAAGTGATGAAATTGCGGTATGAAGAAGGTCTTTCGCTTGCCGAGATTTCCGAAAGGTTGGACATTTCGCCCAATACTGTACAAAACCATTTGGTAAAAGGTCTAAAAATCTTGCGTGGATTTCTCTTGTCCCTTCTTCCTCTACTTTTTTCCGAATAA
- the prmC gene encoding peptide chain release factor N(5)-glutamine methyltransferase, with translation MPFAQELYKESLEKLQAAGFGEAQSTAYRLLEDGFQVSKIDIVLNKPVEIDRIAHAKAIERILDHEPLQQVLGFTYFLNRKFAVNREVLIPRPETEELVLWAKELKLHAPNILDVGTGSGCIAVSLALEYPEANVKALDISEKALETAKNNALANGSKVEFMQCNFLKDGPSGPFDLIVSNPPYIRELEATEMEKNVLEFEPHTALFVPDTKPLLFYEALANFGLQQEETYVLVEINSYLGLETQSLFLQKGYKEVQLRQDFYGKDRFVLAKKSRS, from the coding sequence ATGCCCTTTGCACAAGAATTATACAAAGAATCGCTTGAAAAGCTGCAAGCGGCAGGCTTTGGTGAAGCCCAAAGCACAGCATACCGCTTGCTGGAAGACGGTTTCCAAGTAAGCAAAATCGACATCGTGCTGAACAAGCCCGTGGAGATTGACCGAATCGCCCATGCCAAAGCCATTGAGCGGATACTCGACCATGAGCCCCTCCAACAAGTTTTGGGCTTCACCTATTTTCTAAACAGAAAGTTCGCGGTCAACAGAGAGGTGCTAATTCCAAGACCCGAAACAGAAGAATTGGTACTTTGGGCAAAAGAATTGAAACTGCATGCACCAAACATTTTGGATGTCGGTACCGGATCGGGCTGCATTGCCGTCAGCTTGGCTCTTGAATACCCCGAAGCAAATGTAAAGGCCTTGGATATTTCTGAAAAGGCTTTGGAAACAGCAAAAAACAATGCTCTGGCCAATGGTAGCAAAGTGGAATTCATGCAATGCAATTTTCTCAAAGACGGACCTTCTGGCCCTTTCGATCTCATTGTAAGCAACCCGCCCTATATCCGCGAATTGGAGGCCACAGAAATGGAAAAAAACGTTTTGGAATTTGAACCGCATACCGCCCTTTTCGTTCCCGATACCAAGCCTTTGCTTTTTTACGAAGCCCTGGCGAATTTTGGCCTACAGCAAGAAGAGACTTACGTTTTGGTCGAAATAAACAGTTATCTTGGTTTAGAAACCCAAAGCTTATTCTTGCAAAAAGGATACAAAGAAGTGCAGTTGAGACAAGATTTCTACGGGAAGGATCGTTTTGTTCTCGCTAAAAAATCGAGGTCTTAA
- a CDS encoding 3-keto-disaccharide hydrolase, with product MKKIKIALALAAFTLSSASFAQHYSSEPPKVSPMPMKPEMTEIWEPEVAVVTPGKNLGDAPSDAIVLFDGSNFNQWESAKDPSIAVPWDIIDGDYMQVKPNSGNIQTKMKFGDCQLHIEFSAPDDAKGVSQGRGNSGIFFQNRYELQVLDSYHNRTYRNGQAGAIYKDHAPLVNPIKGPLEWNKYDIVYTAPRFKENGQIDYPARITVFMNGVLVQNNATINGLTLYIGLHNYPEAHGEDVISLQDHGNTTQFRNIWIRPL from the coding sequence ATGAAAAAGATAAAAATTGCATTGGCTTTGGCGGCCTTTACGCTTAGCTCGGCAAGTTTTGCTCAACACTACTCTAGCGAGCCTCCTAAGGTATCTCCTATGCCTATGAAACCTGAAATGACGGAGATCTGGGAACCTGAGGTTGCGGTAGTAACTCCTGGAAAAAATCTGGGCGATGCTCCATCCGATGCCATTGTACTTTTCGACGGCAGTAATTTCAACCAATGGGAAAGTGCGAAAGACCCTTCCATCGCAGTGCCTTGGGATATTATCGACGGCGATTACATGCAAGTAAAACCCAATTCAGGCAACATCCAGACAAAAATGAAATTTGGCGATTGCCAATTGCACATTGAGTTTTCGGCTCCTGACGACGCCAAAGGGGTAAGCCAAGGTCGCGGAAACTCTGGAATTTTCTTCCAAAATCGTTACGAACTTCAAGTGCTTGATTCGTACCACAACAGAACCTACCGCAACGGCCAAGCGGGTGCGATCTACAAAGATCACGCTCCTCTTGTCAACCCGATCAAAGGCCCATTGGAGTGGAACAAATACGATATCGTGTACACCGCTCCGCGTTTCAAAGAAAATGGCCAGATCGATTATCCAGCAAGAATTACAGTATTCATGAATGGCGTTTTGGTACAAAACAACGCTACCATCAATGGATTAACACTTTACATCGGCTTGCACAATTACCCAGAAGCCCACGGCGAAGATGTGATTTCATTGCAAGATCACGGAAACACCACGCAGTTCAGAAACATCTGGATTCGCCCGCTTTAA
- a CDS encoding SusC/RagA family TonB-linked outer membrane protein, which produces MKAKLLKYMAIMAYALLVALPLRAEELHDKKRPLIEVLNEISETYHVFFSYESNRMKDLSVDFALNSGEDLNKVLNAVLSKVNYKFKLIGSRYYTIYPKALEGSRKLSRIERKLKQIERLESTSHMVVQGYTKKGLGYSAASMVQMMTVEKVLKGVVKDAEGQPVIGATVLAKGTTIGTITDVEGKFTLTVPETVNALTVSFIGYLSQDVTLAGKNQLEVVLQEDIAKLNEVVVVGYGQQKKRDITGAVVSVSEENFTQGANYNAAQLINGKASGVMVSQSSSAPGSGTRVQIRGVNSINGSNGVLYVVDGLPSVSISDLSPEDIESIEVLKDASSSAIYGTRAANGVVLITTKSGKKDKTELKYSAYYGVQKVAKHMDMLNGEQYMQTLNDIRIAEGKDAIYTDAEIAQVGKGTDWQDVVFKQSAPVTNHQLSLSGGAEKSSYYVGLNYFYQDGLIKDTDFSKINARTNLNFKPKEFIDFKLNMNITRSMYNLTAPSTSVNENAGVVNTALLFDPTLPSGLNENGRYYQNSFIAIDNPEAILYGWKRPQVKNTFYGTLATNVHFTKDLTGTIRVGGDIVSSMASSYKDRQTITGLSSGGVGSRSADDNTHWMTEFLLNYNKDIGQNQQLGLLAGTTFEQFMYTSVQASSRGFLSDVTGADLLQSGDNDNGDAVQSNRSRNRLHSVLGRLNYGLKDRYLLTASVRIDGTSRFSESQKYAVFPSAALGWRISDEPFFGNLGRTINELKLRLGYGKLGNQGINNYETLQTLVSGGSAVFGDAIYQGVVPARLPNANLKWETTSEVNIGLDYGLLNNRLHGSVEYYVRTTSDQLFNKPLPSVVGYSSIRVNFGKVQNRGFDIGLNSVNIDRKNFQWNSMLTVSTLKNEVVELPDFIPQVLTGNLGSFLGNYLLVTEGSPMQSYYGYEIAGIFQNQEEVQASAQPSAKPGEVKFVDQNKDGQINADDQVILGDPFPSMTIGLNNHFDYKGFTLDVFMQAVTGIQTFNANVAETLVPTNEYRNRIAKYYLNRWTPENPSEKYPSGVNSSAYFSGRLVNSLTVQDASFFRLKNVILGYDVPLADKKAISALHVYAAMDNILTFTKMDGFDPDANATSDGASGGLGKANYNDYPLNRTMRFGLNITF; this is translated from the coding sequence ATGAAAGCAAAACTATTGAAATACATGGCCATAATGGCCTATGCCCTGCTTGTGGCTTTGCCGCTGAGGGCTGAAGAATTACACGATAAAAAAAGGCCTTTGATCGAGGTGCTGAATGAAATAAGTGAAACCTACCATGTGTTCTTTTCCTACGAAAGCAACCGCATGAAGGACTTGAGCGTGGATTTTGCCCTGAATTCGGGGGAAGACCTCAACAAGGTCTTGAATGCCGTATTGAGCAAGGTCAATTACAAATTCAAGCTCATTGGCTCGCGGTATTACACCATTTATCCGAAAGCCTTGGAAGGCAGCCGCAAACTGAGCCGAATTGAACGGAAATTGAAACAGATTGAGCGTTTGGAATCCACAAGTCATATGGTTGTGCAGGGCTATACCAAAAAGGGATTGGGTTATTCTGCCGCATCAATGGTGCAGATGATGACCGTCGAAAAGGTATTGAAAGGCGTGGTGAAAGATGCAGAAGGGCAGCCTGTGATCGGAGCCACGGTTTTGGCGAAAGGAACGACGATCGGTACCATCACAGATGTGGAAGGAAAGTTTACGCTTACGGTACCCGAAACTGTGAATGCCCTTACGGTTTCTTTCATCGGTTATTTGAGTCAGGACGTGACATTGGCGGGCAAAAATCAATTGGAAGTGGTTTTGCAGGAAGACATAGCCAAGCTGAACGAAGTGGTTGTGGTGGGCTACGGGCAGCAAAAGAAACGCGACATCACAGGGGCGGTAGTCTCTGTAAGTGAAGAAAATTTTACGCAAGGGGCCAATTACAATGCGGCTCAATTGATCAACGGCAAGGCCTCTGGGGTGATGGTGAGCCAGAGTAGTTCTGCTCCAGGAAGTGGCACACGTGTGCAGATTCGTGGCGTGAATTCGATAAATGGCAGCAACGGCGTGCTTTATGTGGTGGATGGCTTGCCTTCGGTGTCGATATCCGACCTCAGTCCAGAAGATATTGAGTCGATTGAGGTTTTGAAAGACGCTTCTTCTTCGGCCATTTACGGTACGCGTGCGGCCAATGGCGTAGTGCTGATTACGACCAAGAGTGGCAAGAAAGACAAAACCGAATTGAAATACAGTGCATACTACGGTGTGCAGAAAGTGGCCAAACACATGGATATGCTCAATGGAGAGCAATACATGCAAACCTTGAATGATATACGTATTGCAGAAGGCAAAGATGCCATTTATACAGATGCAGAAATTGCTCAGGTTGGGAAAGGCACAGATTGGCAAGATGTGGTTTTCAAGCAGTCTGCTCCCGTAACCAACCATCAACTTTCGCTTTCAGGCGGGGCAGAGAAGAGCAGTTATTATGTTGGGCTCAATTATTTCTATCAAGACGGTTTGATTAAGGATACCGACTTCAGCAAAATCAATGCCCGTACAAATTTGAATTTCAAACCCAAGGAATTCATCGATTTCAAATTGAACATGAACATTACACGCAGCATGTACAACCTGACGGCTCCGAGTACGAGCGTGAACGAAAACGCGGGTGTGGTGAATACAGCTTTGCTTTTCGATCCGACATTGCCCTCGGGATTGAATGAAAATGGAAGGTATTATCAAAACAGTTTCATTGCCATCGACAACCCCGAAGCTATTCTTTACGGCTGGAAAAGGCCACAGGTGAAAAATACTTTTTATGGCACACTGGCCACGAACGTGCATTTCACAAAAGACTTGACGGGTACCATTCGTGTTGGCGGAGATATTGTGAGTTCGATGGCCTCGTCGTACAAAGATCGACAGACAATCACCGGGCTTTCGAGTGGAGGTGTGGGTTCGCGTTCGGCGGATGACAATACGCACTGGATGACGGAGTTTTTGCTGAACTACAATAAAGACATCGGGCAAAACCAGCAACTGGGTTTATTGGCCGGAACAACCTTCGAGCAGTTTATGTACACGTCGGTGCAGGCGAGCAGTAGGGGTTTTCTTTCGGATGTCACCGGAGCGGATCTGTTGCAAAGTGGCGACAACGACAACGGCGATGCCGTGCAATCCAACCGCAGCCGAAACAGGTTGCACAGTGTGTTGGGGCGTTTGAATTACGGTTTGAAAGACCGTTATCTACTTACAGCTTCGGTACGTATCGACGGGACTTCGCGTTTTTCCGAATCGCAGAAATATGCGGTCTTCCCTTCTGCTGCTTTGGGCTGGAGAATTTCCGACGAGCCTTTCTTTGGCAATTTGGGTAGAACCATCAACGAACTGAAATTGAGATTGGGCTATGGGAAATTGGGGAATCAGGGCATCAACAACTACGAGACGCTTCAAACGCTCGTTTCGGGTGGTTCGGCAGTTTTTGGCGATGCCATCTATCAAGGTGTGGTGCCTGCCCGCTTGCCCAATGCCAATCTGAAATGGGAGACGACATCCGAAGTGAACATTGGCCTGGATTATGGATTGTTGAACAACCGCTTGCACGGGAGTGTCGAGTATTATGTGAGAACGACTTCCGATCAGCTCTTCAACAAACCGCTGCCTTCTGTGGTAGGGTATTCTTCGATTCGGGTGAATTTCGGGAAAGTGCAAAACCGTGGATTTGATATCGGCCTCAACAGCGTGAACATCGACCGCAAGAATTTCCAATGGAACTCCATGCTTACGGTTTCTACCTTGAAAAACGAAGTGGTGGAATTGCCTGATTTTATCCCGCAAGTGCTTACAGGAAATTTGGGCAGCTTTTTGGGCAACTACCTTTTGGTGACAGAGGGCAGCCCGATGCAATCGTATTACGGATATGAAATTGCGGGAATATTCCAAAATCAAGAAGAAGTGCAGGCATCTGCCCAGCCTTCGGCGAAACCTGGGGAAGTGAAGTTTGTCGATCAAAACAAAGACGGCCAAATCAACGCCGATGATCAGGTGATTTTGGGTGATCCTTTTCCGAGTATGACTATAGGTTTGAACAACCATTTCGATTACAAGGGCTTTACTCTCGATGTCTTCATGCAGGCTGTCACGGGCATTCAAACTTTCAATGCGAACGTGGCCGAAACCTTGGTGCCGACCAACGAATACAGAAACCGAATTGCAAAATATTATTTGAACCGTTGGACACCCGAAAATCCGTCAGAAAAGTATCCTTCAGGGGTGAATTCTTCGGCTTATTTTTCAGGGAGGTTGGTGAATTCGTTGACTGTGCAGGATGCCTCTTTCTTCCGTTTGAAAAATGTGATTTTGGGTTATGATGTGCCTTTGGCCGACAAAAAGGCCATTTCGGCTCTGCATGTGTATGCTGCGATGGATAACATTTTGACCTTCACCAAAATGGATGGCTTTGATCCCGATGCCAATGCCACTTCCGACGGTGCCAGTGGAGGCTTGGGCAAAGCCAATTACAACGATTATCCTTTAAACCGTACCATGCGTTTCGGCTTGAACATAACTTTTTAA